The DNA window CTGCTCCACGACAACCGTCGTATGGTACGGAATGTGGTTATACACCCACTGTGCGTCAGGAATCGTGAGATGAAAACATCCGTGCGACGCTTTGCTCATAAGCTTTGCGGCAACGGTCGGTATCAGCTTGTGATTGATCGTTTCTGTGACAGAGTGAAAGAGAAAAACCCCGTGCCCAAGCCAAGAAACCCAGTACTGGGCACCCATCTGATACTGCGGCGCGTAAAACCACGTCCCCCGCTCCGCCTGGATGTGATATACACCAAGAGGGGTGCTATTCCCCGGAACCGTGTCAAGTCCAGTCGATGTTACCATCGTATACAAAACATGGTTTCCATTCATGATATACACGAGTTGTTGATCGACGCTCACGTCAATCCATAAATGCTTAACCCCGGCCAAACTGGGGTATGCCCCATCGGAAGGTTTATAGGGGTTATACCGCATGCTCACACCATCAATGACAACCGGAGTCGGCGGCGGTGCATTGTTTGTCGTGACAAGGTTTTTGGCGGCTGCCGTTTTCGGGTGCGACAGCGCACGAACCCCCGATACACTTTGCGCCGCAT is part of the Ferroacidibacillus organovorans genome and encodes:
- a CDS encoding L,D-transpeptidase, encoding MLTGLATVIVLGTVAGVAVKNPSVLHAGTSAIGNVLGKITGHAAQSVSGVRALSHPKTAAAKNLVTTNNAPPPTPVVIDGVSMRYNPYKPSDGAYPSLAGVKHLWIDVSVDQQLVYIMNGNHVLYTMVTSTGLDTVPGNSTPLGVYHIQAERGTWFYAPQYQMGAQYWVSWLGHGVFLFHSVTETINHKLIPTVAAKLMSKASHGCFHLTIPDAQWVYNHIPYHTTVVVEQAPVRLLNHQIYKPSAEQKAAALTNPPGGANAMQSS